TATTCACTCTGCGAACCCTAACATTCTGGCTGTCAGTGATGAAAAGATGAACTCCTTTGCTATTGAGGGAACTAATGCCTCGAATGACCCCGTCTCTAACGCCGTTGAATTTGATGTTCTGCATTAATTAATCCAATAATTAAAGCCAGTTTTCTTTCTTATAAATTATGATTTATGAATTACATAAATAAGAGCTCTAACTAGTTGGTAACTTAATGTAGCACTTACAGATGGGAGTGGACTGCAACCATCGCTGGAACTGCCGCAGTCACCAGCGACTTTCCAGGCACTTGAACCTTGTCCGTCAAAGATGCCATTGCCGATAATGACCAAGCCTTCTACATTCTCAAACAAGAACCAGTATGGCTCTTCATATAAGGACAGATCATTCAGGCCTTTTATGGTCCCTAAAACTTGAACAACTACGGGTTTGGAACTGGTGCATGGCCCCTGAAATACCACTGGCCCACTCTTGTATGTCCCCGGTGGGATCAGAACCCTTGATTTCCCAGTGTTGTGGCATGCTGCAAGCCATGTTTTTATGAAATTCTGCAAATAATTATACAAACTCAATTTGTCAGACCCAAAATGAATTAGTATTGTGAGTTATGCACCGTCGTTGTCAGAATGTGTATATGGACCACACATTTATGCAATACAAATAATGTTAGGGTTATCAAATTTGTATACCATGCTTGCATCATGGTTCCCATCAGGCTTGGCGCCGAAATCTACCACGTTAAAGATCTTCTCATCAGGATCAGCTTTGTCATGGACACCCAAATTACTACCACGGAAAACATCGAACACAGCCGGGGGAATGGCAACCCTGCCGGTGGCTCGAGAGGCCAATGCAGCTAAGCACAAGACAAGAATGGCGTGGCAAGACATTCCTCCAGCAATGGCCATGACCCCCCCCCTTACAACTCTACAAGATAGCTAGCTAAAATATGATGTAAAGAAA
The nucleotide sequence above comes from Malus sylvestris chromosome 16, drMalSylv7.2, whole genome shotgun sequence. Encoded proteins:
- the LOC126606480 gene encoding exopolygalacturonase-like; this encodes MAIAGGMSCHAILVLCLAALASRATGRVAIPPAVFDVFRGSNLGVHDKADPDEKIFNVVDFGAKPDGNHDASMNFIKTWLAACHNTGKSRVLIPPGTYKSGPVVFQGPCTSSKPVVVQVLGTIKGLNDLSLYEEPYWFLFENVEGLVIIGNGIFDGQGSSAWKVAGDCGSSSDGCSPLPSNIKFNGVRDGVIRGISSLNSKGVHLFITDSQNVRVRRVNISAPRTSPNTDGIHISNSNNVKVARTHIATGDDCIGMIQGSTNIAINNVICGPGHGISVGSLGKYEHENDVTGITVKKTTFLNTDNGIRIKSWPGSGPSRASGMVFKDIIMQNVRNPIIIDQEYCTGGCNKNQPSHVQISDVHYINIRGTTPSNVAVDFICSSQVPCQNIQLHDIDLKYTGPNAAALTNVCKNVKAGFRGIQNPPACH